A window of the Terriglobia bacterium genome harbors these coding sequences:
- a CDS encoding PEP-CTERM sorting domain-containing protein yields MRNLRGVLLLLCVCTLSVGAAADTIVGNFNLDASLNPVASQGTVTFTLNGDGTIAATVTITNGANIWGFGYDSVVVDLPESNFSPTPPENASGWFDPFGYNYSGFYCPACGATESFIIGNSGDFASVFGALGGGYSSVDFYLLDSNGNDWGGNAVPEPGSMALLGSGLFGLAGVLRRKLRK; encoded by the coding sequence ATGCGCAATCTCCGTGGAGTTCTCCTTCTGTTGTGTGTCTGTACGCTGAGTGTTGGAGCCGCGGCCGACACGATCGTTGGCAATTTCAACCTGGATGCCTCTCTCAACCCCGTCGCGAGCCAGGGGACCGTCACGTTCACGCTGAATGGTGACGGAACGATCGCTGCGACCGTGACTATCACCAACGGCGCCAATATCTGGGGCTTTGGATATGACTCGGTGGTCGTGGACCTGCCAGAATCGAATTTTTCGCCGACGCCGCCTGAGAATGCGTCCGGATGGTTCGATCCCTTTGGCTACAATTACTCTGGATTCTACTGCCCCGCTTGCGGTGCGACCGAGAGCTTCATCATCGGCAATTCGGGTGACTTCGCATCGGTTTTTGGAGCCTTGGGTGGTGGCTACTCCTCCGTTGATTTCTACCTCCTCGATTCCAACGGTAATGACTGGGGAGGGAATGCAGTGCCGGAACCTGGCAGCATGGCGCTACTCGGCAGTGGCCTGTTCGGTCTGGCGGGCGTGCTGCGCCGCAAGCTGCGGAAATAG